In Cystobacter fuscus DSM 2262, one DNA window encodes the following:
- a CDS encoding outer membrane beta-barrel protein, translating to MRSLLLSLALLAALLSAAPAHAQFANRSLGLSAGYMNFNNTQSLSETFFIGFDASLYIESGFEVVSLTKLTFPYDPISGQRVVGIAPSLGVRYLFLEESIRPYLGADLSYLHVFKPAGDSNYVGLGPNAGLDFFVSDSISLGVRAQYNFYLALNERVQTSLILSGGAAVYF from the coding sequence ATGCGCTCGCTTCTCCTCTCCCTCGCCCTGCTGGCCGCCCTCCTGTCCGCGGCTCCCGCACACGCCCAGTTCGCCAACCGCAGCCTGGGCCTGTCGGCGGGCTACATGAACTTCAACAACACGCAGAGTCTCTCCGAGACCTTCTTCATCGGCTTCGACGCCAGCCTCTACATCGAGAGCGGCTTCGAGGTGGTGTCCCTCACCAAGCTCACCTTCCCCTACGATCCCATCAGCGGGCAGCGCGTGGTGGGCATCGCTCCGTCGCTGGGCGTGCGCTACCTCTTCCTGGAGGAGTCCATCCGCCCCTACCTGGGCGCGGACCTGAGCTACCTGCACGTCTTCAAGCCGGCGGGAGACTCCAACTACGTCGGCCTGGGGCCCAACGCGGGCCTGGACTTCTTCGTCTCCGACTCCATCAGCCTGGGCGTCCGGGCCCAGTACAACTTCTACCTGGCGCTCAACGAGCGGGTGCAGACCTCGCTCATCCTCTCCGGAGGCGCGGCCGTCTACTTCTAG
- a CDS encoding RDD family protein, with protein MTDAPAPLLDGIHTVLTPEYVEFRFTLAGLYSRFLAWLVDAVLVMMGTSALLVGLSLGMAAFPGFASALGIVLYFLVDWGYGITLESVWSGQTVGKKLLGLRVIQRSGVRIGFHHAALRNLARPVDRLPLFYLVGGVTALLSGSHQRLGDMLAGTLVVRERRLKLPSAIGVPAGQGLLADPLFVSRVKRLGTEAREAVLSAVLRREELSMEARLRLFSVLGAKLQELLAMEKPAHLSDEKWTLLVAAALLPASGGAPTVRGRAVAA; from the coding sequence GTGACGGACGCGCCCGCCCCCCTCCTCGACGGCATCCATACCGTGCTCACGCCCGAGTACGTGGAGTTCCGCTTCACGCTCGCGGGCCTCTACTCGCGCTTCCTCGCCTGGCTGGTGGACGCGGTGCTGGTGATGATGGGCACGAGCGCGCTGCTCGTGGGGTTGAGCCTGGGGATGGCGGCGTTCCCCGGCTTCGCCAGCGCCCTGGGCATCGTCCTCTATTTCCTGGTGGACTGGGGCTACGGCATCACCCTGGAGTCGGTCTGGAGCGGGCAGACGGTGGGCAAGAAGCTCTTGGGCCTGCGCGTCATCCAGCGCAGCGGGGTGCGCATCGGCTTCCACCATGCCGCGCTGCGCAATCTGGCGCGGCCCGTGGACCGGCTGCCCCTGTTCTACCTGGTGGGGGGCGTGACGGCGCTGCTGTCCGGCTCGCACCAACGGCTGGGGGACATGCTGGCGGGCACGCTGGTGGTGCGCGAGCGCCGGCTCAAGCTGCCCTCGGCCATTGGCGTCCCGGCCGGCCAGGGGCTGCTGGCGGATCCACTGTTCGTCTCGCGGGTGAAGCGCCTGGGCACCGAGGCGCGTGAAGCGGTGCTCTCGGCGGTGCTGCGGCGCGAGGAGCTGAGCATGGAAGCACGCCTGCGGCTCTTCTCCGTGCTCGGCGCGAAACTCCAGGAGCTGCTGGCCATGGAGAAGCCGGCCCACCTCTCGGACGAGAAGTGGACCCTGCTGGTCGCCGCGGCCCTGCTGCCGGCTTCGGGGGGCGCGCCCACGGTGCGAGGGCGCGCGGTGGCGGCCTAG
- a CDS encoding expansin EXLX1 family cellulose-binding protein: MRTERLVAGRWFAAPLLWLLAGCGDTSSGGPLLPLGEYQNGLITFYDATGAGNCSFDASPNDLDVAAINIGQYQKSAMCGACAEVEGPLGTLRVRIVDSCPDCPDKGHLDLSRSAFAKIANPVDGRVPVRWRMVTCNTPGPVRYHFKDGSNPWWTAIQVRNHLVPVTKLEAWKNGAWVSLPRADYNYFVDDKGLGSGQVKLRVTALDGQTLEDTLPGVGDNKTFDGKAQFRAP; this comes from the coding sequence ATGCGCACCGAGAGACTCGTTGCTGGCCGTTGGTTCGCGGCCCCCCTGTTGTGGCTGTTGGCGGGCTGTGGCGACACGAGCTCCGGCGGCCCGCTCCTCCCCCTGGGCGAGTACCAGAACGGACTCATCACCTTCTATGACGCGACGGGCGCGGGCAATTGCAGCTTCGACGCGAGCCCGAACGATCTGGACGTGGCGGCGATCAACATCGGCCAGTACCAGAAGAGCGCGATGTGTGGAGCGTGCGCGGAGGTGGAGGGGCCGCTGGGCACCCTGCGCGTGCGCATCGTGGACTCGTGCCCGGACTGCCCGGACAAGGGGCACCTGGATCTCAGCCGCTCGGCGTTCGCGAAGATCGCCAACCCGGTGGATGGCCGGGTGCCGGTGCGCTGGCGCATGGTGACGTGCAACACGCCCGGCCCCGTGCGCTACCACTTCAAGGACGGCAGCAACCCCTGGTGGACGGCCATCCAGGTGCGCAACCACCTGGTGCCCGTGACGAAGCTCGAGGCCTGGAAGAACGGCGCCTGGGTGTCGCTCCCGCGGGCGGACTACAACTACTTCGTGGACGACAAGGGCCTGGGCTCGGGCCAGGTCAAGCTGCGGGTGACGGCGCTGGACGGCCAGACGCTGGAGGACACCCTGCCCGGGGTGGGCGACAACAAGACCTTCGACGGCAAGGCCCAGTTCCGCGCGCCCTAG